The DNA segment GTAAATGGCAGAAGACGTTTACCGATTATTATCGGTGCGTTTGAAGCACAGGCTATTGCCATAGAAATTGAGAAAATGGTCCCTAGTCGTCCGTTAACTCATGATCTGTTTAAAACCTTCGCCCAGACCTACAATGTGCAAATCACGGAAATCCTGATCTACAATCTGGTAGAAGGTGTTTTCTTTGCAAAGCTGATTTGTACAGACGGTGAAAGTATCCAGGAAATTGACGCGAGAACATCCGATGCCATCGCATTGGCGGTCCGCTTCAATGCCACCATCTACACCTACGAATTTATCCTTTCTTCTGCAGGTATCGTCATCGAAGGCAATGATTTCCTGTTTCTGGAGAATATGGACAACATTCCAAAAGATCAGGGCGCTGAAGACATTGGTGCCTCTATTCCGGGTGCTAATTACAAATCCCTCAGCATTGAGGAGTTAAATCAAAAACTTCAGGAGGCAATTGCCGAAGAAGCTTATGAGAAAGCGGCAAGAATACGCGATGAGCTAAACAAAAGAAATTCTGCATAACACCATATCTCCATACTATTTTACTTAAAAAGCTGAATAGTTTTATATATTGTTTTAAAATAATGATATATTCAGCTTCTATTCAAAATCAAACTAAACTATTATTATGAATGTTAAGTTTCGCTTAACTGTGATGAATTTCCTACAGTTTTTCATTTGGGGATCATGGCTAATTACCATCGGAGTATACTGGTTTCAAAACAAAAATTGGTCCGGTGCTGAATTTGGAGCTATTTTCTCGACGATGGGAATTTCTTCTATTTTCATGCCTGCACTTACAGGAATCATTTCCGATCGTTTTGTTAATGCCGAAAAATTATATG comes from the Pedobacter sp. FW305-3-2-15-E-R2A2 genome and includes:
- a CDS encoding bifunctional nuclease family protein — protein: MKKVKLDIIGLSYSQTQSGAYALVLGEVNGRRRLPIIIGAFEAQAIAIEIEKMVPSRPLTHDLFKTFAQTYNVQITEILIYNLVEGVFFAKLICTDGESIQEIDARTSDAIALAVRFNATIYTYEFILSSAGIVIEGNDFLFLENMDNIPKDQGAEDIGASIPGANYKSLSIEELNQKLQEAIAEEAYEKAARIRDELNKRNSA